From the genome of Thermodesulfovibrionales bacterium:
CAGGAGAGATATCTCCATTGATGATAAAAGATTGTGGTTGTGAGTATGTAATAATTGGGCATTCTGAAAGGAGACAGTATTTTCAGGAAACAGATGTAATTATAAATAAAAAGCTCAGGGCTGCACAGGAGGCTGGTCTTTCTGTTATACTATGTATTGGCGAGACAATTACTGAGAGAGAGCAGGGTAAGACTTTTAATGTTATCAAAACTCAGCTCATAGAAGGCCTTAAGGATGCAAAACCAGAATCTCTTGTTATTGCCTATGAGCCTGTATGGGCAATCGGAACAGGAAGGACAGCAAGTGTAGAGCAGATAAGAGAGGCCCACGGATTTATAAGAACAGTGCTTAGAGATATATTTAAAGAAGAGGCTGAGCATATTAGGATTCAGTATGGCGGTAGCGTGAATCCTGAGAATGCTTTTAAGATATTGAATATTGATAATGTTGATGGAGCCCTTGTGGGTGGAGCGAGTCTCAAGCCCGATAGTTTTACAAGTATAATATTAGCAAAAGGAGTAAGGAGATGATAACACTTTTAACAATTATTCACATACTTGCCTGTATTTTTTTAATATTTATAGTGCTTATACAGAGCTCAAAGGGTGCAGAGGTCGGAGCAGCCTTTGGTGGTTCAAGCCAGACTATCTTTGGGTCAAGAGGAGCTGCAACCTTTCTTAGTAAGGTTACTGCTGTAATTGCAACACTTTTTATGATTACATCCCTTGTGCTATCAATTGCAGCATCGAAGGGAACGAGTGTTGTTAAAGAGACTACAAAGCCACCGGCCCAGACACTTCCTCAGGAGCCATTGAAGGTCCCTCCCACAGTACCGCCTCCTGATAAGAAATAGATATTTGAGTAGATTAGGACAGCATTTTCTTTTTGATCCTTCTATCCTTAAAAGGATAGTTGATGTTTCAGGAGTAAAAAAGGAAGATACGGTAGTTGAGATCGGTCCTGGTCACGGTAGACTAACCAGGTTGCTTTCTGAAATAGCGGCTAGGGTTATCGCTATCGAGCTCGATCACCTGCTAATAAAAAAACTCAAGGATGAGCTTAAGGATTATTCTAATATTGAACTTGTTGAAGGCGATGCCCTTAAATACCCTTACTTTAACCTCGGACCTTTTAAGGTTGTTTCAAATATCCCTTACTATATTACTACACCCCTGATTTTCAGACTCCTGGAAGCTGATAATCTTCTATCCATGACACTTACAGTTCAGAAGGAGGTTGCTATGAGGATAGTAGCCGTTCCAGGTACAAAGGATTATGGTGTTCTTTCGCTCATGGTTCAGTATAGAGCTATTCCCGAGATAAAATTTTTCATTCCCAGAGGTGCCTTCAGACCTGTACCAAAGGTTGATTCAGCAGTGATTCATATAAAGATGCGGGACAGCCTTCTTAAGCCCGGATATGAAGATTTATTTAAAAAGATTGTTAAGACTGCCTTTTCAAAGAGAAGGAAGACGATATTAAATTCATTAAAAGGGGTTTTTAAGGATTTTAATATTGAGTCAATCCTTGAGTCCTGCGGTATAGATCCCGGAAGAAGGCCTGAAACACTGAGGCTAGAGGAGTTTATAAAAATTGCAGAAAGGATAAGATTCTTTGAAAGAAATAATAAATAGATTTATGATATCCTCTTTCAGGAGGTTGCTGTGAGAGTCCGGACAGTTATATAGACCTATCATGATTATATAGGGCTTGGAGATGAAAAGAGATAGAAATTATTGAAGGAGTGCTTTTAATGGTACCAGCTCCAGAGACATCAATTTATAGCTTCAGATATCCATTTCTTACTGAAAAAGATAGTGGATGAAAAAGGAATTGGTTATGTCTTTGGGGCTCCTATTGATGTGATTATCAGCAATGATAATGTAGTTAGCCTGAGATTATTTATATATCAAAAGATAGAAAGGCTTATAAAGAAGAAAGGTATATTTGGAGTTCCTGATATGATAATTGAGATTTTATCTCTATCTTCTCATTACAGGGATACTTATGAAAAAAAGGCTATTTATGAAAGGGCAGGTGTAAGAGAACACTGGCTTGTAGATCCCTGTATGAAGACTATTGAAATCCGGTACTGAAAAGGGGTAGATACGAACTTTTCTCAGAAGGAAGTTTAGAAGATGAGAGGTTTATTATAAGGTCTTCTGTTATTGAGGATATTCTTTTAGATTTAAAAGATGTTTTTAAAGAAGACCTCAGCCAATTTTAAGTAAAGTAAGACCTGTTGCGGGATCAAATTCCCTCTCTGCCCTTATTCCCTCTATCTCAATGATAATTGCCTCAAGCACTAGAAATACCTCTCCTGCTTCTCTTAGACATCCAACAGATACATTATCACCTCTACCGAAGGCTCCATGAAGGTGTATCTTTGGCTCCTCTGCCTGCCAGAAGATTGAGCCAATTGCAATAACTTCATTATTGTCCCTTATATCCTTCCATATGGGTTTTGGCGGAAGTTCATCCCGTTCAGGTCCTACAACTATCCTTCCTTTTCTTACCCCTCCAAGGAGATAAAAGACTCCTGCTCTTATATTTTCTTTTTTTGCAAGTTCCTGAAGATTTTTTAATATCTCTTCTCTGTCTTCAAATCTTGCAACAAATATCCTGCCTGCTCTTCCCTGAGTGTATTTCATGGCCTCCAGTACTCCTCAAATCTTTTATTTTTTGTTATCCATACTACATAGGGTGACTTAACCACATCTCCTTTCTCGTCAAATTTGATATCACCAAGTGCTCCTTTGAATTCAAGCTCATGGAGTTTCTGTGAAATCATTTTGCCATCTGTTGTTCCAGCCTCTCTGATTGCTGTAAGAAGGACATTCGTGGCATCATAGGCATAGATAGAATAAGGTCCTGGCTCTCCGAATCTTTCACGGTATTTTTTCAGGAATTCCTTTGCTGTAGGTAATTTTTCCGGGTCCTGTCCGAATGTTAAGTAAGTGCCCTCAGCAGCAGGTCCTGCAATTTCTATGAATTTTGGATCAATGGTGCCATCGCCGCTCATGAAAATTGCCTTTATTCCGATCTCCCTTGCCTGTTTTATAATAAGACCTGCTTCAGGATAGATGCCTCCAAAGTAGATAATGTCTGGTTTCTTCTCTTTTATTGCTGTTAGAACTGGTTTAAAGTCCTGTTCACCCTTTGTTATACCACCGTAATATACAATCTGAGCGTATCCTTCAAGAACTTTCTTTACCTCGTCAGCAAGCCCCTGACCGTAGGTGGTTCTGTCATGGATTATAGCTATTTTTTTGAGACCTAGTTTTCTTTTAATGAACTCAGCAGCAACCATTCCCTGCTGGTCATCCCGTCCACATATCCTGAATACATTTTTATACCCCCTTTCTGTTAGCTGGGGATTAGTGGATGCTGGAGTTATCATTGGAATATCTGCCCTGTGGTATATATCAGAAGCCGGTATGGAGCAGCTTGAATTAAAATGCCCTATAACCGCAACAACTCCTTGAGTTACAAATTTATTTGCCACTGATACTGCCTGTTTTGGATCAGACTGGTCATCTCCGACAAGTAAATTTATTTTTTTGCCGAGCACACCTCCTTTGGCATTCCATTCTTCCACAGCAAGGGTTACAGCATTTCTGAAGTCAGCACCCATTTTTGCCTCAGGTCCTGACATTGGTCCTGCTATTGCTACTGTTATGGTATCCTGTTTTTTACAGGCAATGAATAAAATTAATATTAATGCAAATAGAGTTGATAATTTACAAAGGGTGGACAGGGTAATCCTTTTCATATAAGCCTCCTTAAAAGATTTCTTCAAGTTAGATTTCAAGACCGATAACATTTCAATGAATAGTATCTTTCTGAATCCCTTTTTCAATCAGATTAAAATTGCCATCCCTGTTTTCATAGACCTCTATGGATTTTTCATCGGGATCAACAATCCAGTATTCCCTTACATTATGTTTTGCATAGGTTTTCACTTTGTGTACTTCATAATAGGCAGAGGAAGGCGAGAGTATTTCAATAATAAGATCAGGAGTACCCTCTATCTTTTTTTCTCCTTTAATATGAAGTCTGTCTTTTGATATAAAGATAATATCTGACTGATAAACCTCTATCTCTTCAAGATAGACATCAAGGGGTGCATGCAAGACCTCGCCGATTTTTTGATTTTTTTTTGCGTGTTCATAAATTATATACTCAAGTATTTTTAATATCCTCTGATAATATGGCATAGGTGATGGGCTGATGACAAGCTCTCCTTTTATGAGCTGATAGGGTGCTCCTTCAGGAAGTTTTTCATAATCCCTGTAAGTATAAATTCCTTTTTCAGCTGTGAGTGGCACTTCTGAACTCCTCTATTGCTTTTAAAAAGGCCCTTACATTTATTTCTGGATTTTCGTCTATTATACCAGAGGACACAGCTACTGCATCAGCACCATTTTTCATAACAGAGATTACATTTTCTGCCTTTATACCGCCAATAGCTACTACTGGAATTTTAACATATCTCTTGATCTCTTTTATAGATTCTGGACCCTTAGGAGTTCCAGCATCTTTAGTCAGAGTGGGAAATATAGGACCATATCCTATATAGCTGGCACCAGCCTCAGTTGCAGCAATGGCTTCGGTGAGACTGTGGGTTGAGATACCTATTATCCTTCCTGCGAATATCTTCTTTGCTATATAAATGGGTATATCGTCCTGACCGAGATGCACACCATCAGCATTTACAGCAAGAGCAAGATCAATAAAGTCATTCACAATCAATAGGGCATTGTATCTCCTGGTTAGTTCCCTTATGAGAAGGCAATCTCTATACTGAATCCTCTTTGAGGTCTCCTTACCTCTGTACTGAATCCACCTTATCCCTTCCTCAAGAAGTATCTCGACTCTTTTTATTAAATCCTTTAGTACTTCAGAAGAAGGGCATATTACCTGAATTGGTGGTTCAGGTACAATCAGCTCAGACAGGCTGGGTAACCTCCTTTAAAGTGGTTGAACTGTTCATTTCCTCAAGAAAGGAGGTACTATATCTGCCTTCTAAAAACTGAGGATGGTTCAGGAGTTTCTTGTGGAGGGGAAGGGTTGTCTTTACTCCCTCTATCATGAATTCATCAATCGCCCTTGCCATCCTCTTTATTGCCTCCTGTCTGTCCTTACCGTAAACAATGAGCTTGGCAATCATGGAATCATAATAGGGTGGCACTGTGTATCCGGGATATATGGCTGTATCGACCCTTACACCGGGTCCGCCCGGAAGGGAAAGAAAGGTTATCTTACCAGGAGAAGGGACAAATCTTTCAGGGTCTTCTGCATTTATCCGGCACTCTATAGCCCAGCCATTGAATTTTATATCAGGCTGTCTATAACCGAGCTCGTAACCTGCAGCAATCTTTATCTGCTCTTTTACAATATCTATTCCTGTTATAAGCTCGGTTATAGGATGCTCAACCTGTATCCTTGTGTTTATCTCTATGAAATAGATATTCCCTTCTTCATCCACGATAAACTCAAAGGTTCCGGCATTCCTATATTTTATTGCCCTTGCTGCCTTTACAGCGAGTTCACCGATTTTCTTTCTCTGTTTTTCTGTGAGAAAAGGTGAAGGTGCTTCCTCAAGGAGTTTCTGGTGTCTTCTCTGAATTGAGCATTCCCTCTCTCCAAGATGTACAATATTTCCTTTAGAATCAGCCAGAATCTGCACCTCTATATGCCTTATACTTGATATATATTTTTCAATATAAAGTTCACCATTTCCAAAGGCTGCGAAGGCCTCTCTCTGAGCCATGTGAAAAGCCTGTTCGAATTCTGATTCCTCTCTCACGATTCTCATTCCCTTTCCGCCGCCACCAGCAGAAGCTTTGAGCATTACAGGAAAGCCAATCTTCTTTACA
Proteins encoded in this window:
- the tpiA gene encoding triose-phosphate isomerase, encoding MRVPLIAANWKMNKTTQETRDFIIQFTPMVAGIEGVEIVIAPPFTSLAVAAKFLKGSGIKLGAQNIFYEKSGAYTGEISPLMIKDCGCEYVIIGHSERRQYFQETDVIINKKLRAAQEAGLSVILCIGETITEREQGKTFNVIKTQLIEGLKDAKPESLVIAYEPVWAIGTGRTASVEQIREAHGFIRTVLRDIFKEEAEHIRIQYGGSVNPENAFKILNIDNVDGALVGGASLKPDSFTSIILAKGVRR
- the secG gene encoding preprotein translocase subunit SecG, yielding MITLLTIIHILACIFLIFIVLIQSSKGAEVGAAFGGSSQTIFGSRGAATFLSKVTAVIATLFMITSLVLSIAASKGTSVVKETTKPPAQTLPQEPLKVPPTVPPPDKK
- the rsmA gene encoding 16S rRNA (adenine(1518)-N(6)/adenine(1519)-N(6))-dimethyltransferase RsmA; this translates as MSRLGQHFLFDPSILKRIVDVSGVKKEDTVVEIGPGHGRLTRLLSEIAARVIAIELDHLLIKKLKDELKDYSNIELVEGDALKYPYFNLGPFKVVSNIPYYITTPLIFRLLEADNLLSMTLTVQKEVAMRIVAVPGTKDYGVLSLMVQYRAIPEIKFFIPRGAFRPVPKVDSAVIHIKMRDSLLKPGYEDLFKKIVKTAFSKRRKTILNSLKGVFKDFNIESILESCGIDPGRRPETLRLEEFIKIAERIRFFERNNK
- a CDS encoding Uma2 family endonuclease gives rise to the protein MASDIHFLLKKIVDEKGIGYVFGAPIDVIISNDNVVSLRLFIYQKIERLIKKKGIFGVPDMIIEILSLSSHYRDTYEKKAIYERAGVREHWLVDPCMKTIEIRY
- a CDS encoding DUF296 domain-containing protein; the encoded protein is MKYTQGRAGRIFVARFEDREEILKNLQELAKKENIRAGVFYLLGGVRKGRIVVGPERDELPPKPIWKDIRDNNEVIAIGSIFWQAEEPKIHLHGAFGRGDNVSVGCLREAGEVFLVLEAIIIEIEGIRAEREFDPATGLTLLKIG
- a CDS encoding branched-chain amino acid ABC transporter substrate-binding protein, which gives rise to MKRITLSTLCKLSTLFALILILFIACKKQDTITVAIAGPMSGPEAKMGADFRNAVTLAVEEWNAKGGVLGKKINLLVGDDQSDPKQAVSVANKFVTQGVVAVIGHFNSSCSIPASDIYHRADIPMITPASTNPQLTERGYKNVFRICGRDDQQGMVAAEFIKRKLGLKKIAIIHDRTTYGQGLADEVKKVLEGYAQIVYYGGITKGEQDFKPVLTAIKEKKPDIIYFGGIYPEAGLIIKQAREIGIKAIFMSGDGTIDPKFIEIAGPAAEGTYLTFGQDPEKLPTAKEFLKKYRERFGEPGPYSIYAYDATNVLLTAIREAGTTDGKMISQKLHELEFKGALGDIKFDEKGDVVKSPYVVWITKNKRFEEYWRP
- a CDS encoding Uma2 family endonuclease → MPLTAEKGIYTYRDYEKLPEGAPYQLIKGELVISPSPMPYYQRILKILEYIIYEHAKKNQKIGEVLHAPLDVYLEEIEVYQSDIIFISKDRLHIKGEKKIEGTPDLIIEILSPSSAYYEVHKVKTYAKHNVREYWIVDPDEKSIEVYENRDGNFNLIEKGIQKDTIH
- the thiE gene encoding thiamine phosphate synthase yields the protein MCPSSEVLKDLIKRVEILLEEGIRWIQYRGKETSKRIQYRDCLLIRELTRRYNALLIVNDFIDLALAVNADGVHLGQDDIPIYIAKKIFAGRIIGISTHSLTEAIAATEAGASYIGYGPIFPTLTKDAGTPKGPESIKEIKRYVKIPVVAIGGIKAENVISVMKNGADAVAVSSGIIDENPEINVRAFLKAIEEFRSATHS
- the accC gene encoding acetyl-CoA carboxylase biotin carboxylase subunit, with protein sequence MKLFKKILIANRGEIALRIIRACKELGIRTVAVYSEADRESLHVKLADEAVCIGPANPQQSYLNIPAILSAAEITDAEAIHPGYGFLSENPHFAEACITSGITFIGPTPENIKIGGDKAKARTILKRRGIPVVPGSDGPVNSEDVAERVVKKIGFPVMLKASAGGGGKGMRIVREESEFEQAFHMAQREAFAAFGNGELYIEKYISSIRHIEVQILADSKGNIVHLGERECSIQRRHQKLLEEAPSPFLTEKQRKKIGELAVKAARAIKYRNAGTFEFIVDEEGNIYFIEINTRIQVEHPITELITGIDIVKEQIKIAAGYELGYRQPDIKFNGWAIECRINAEDPERFVPSPGKITFLSLPGGPGVRVDTAIYPGYTVPPYYDSMIAKLIVYGKDRQEAIKRMARAIDEFMIEGVKTTLPLHKKLLNHPQFLEGRYSTSFLEEMNSSTTLKEVTQPV